The region CCGCCGAAGGGAGCGAACTTGGCGCCGGCGGCGGTGTGCCGCTCGTGCAGCGGGGAACGTCGCAGCCGGGTCGCGGCGGCGGCGGAGGTCACGTCGGTCATGGGTGGCAACTTACCGGGGGCAACGTGGCTGGTTAGCATCGGCGGAGCCCGCTGACCCGGTCAGCGGGACAACCATGACGTCCGGCGGGTAGGTTCCGCCGGAGACCTTCACCGCCGGTACGCGACGCCGCGACCGGCCCGGCCCGCCCGGAGTAGCTTCAGTGACAGCACCCCGCACCACCAACCTGAGCCTGGTCGACACCGACCCGGCCGAGCTCGCCGTCGACGCGATCGTCATCGGCCTGCACAGCCAGACCGGAGAGCAGGACGCCACCAGCGGCCTCGCCGGCACCCTGCTGCTCGCCAGTGGCGCGGAGAGCATCGCCGCCGCCTTCGACGGCAAGCTGACCGAGACCCTCGCGCTACTCGGCGCTACCGGCGGGCCGGGTGAGGTCGTCAAGCTGGCCACGTTGGGCACCGTGACCGCCCCACTGGTCGTCGCGGTCGGGCTCGGCCCGGAGCCGTCCGGCGCCGCCCCGGCCCCGGAGACGCTGCGCCGAGCCGCCGGTGCGGCGGTCCGGGCACTGGCCGGCGCACCGAAGGTCGCGTTGGCCCTGCCGCTGCCGGACGACGCGGACGCGTCGGCGGAGCTGCGCGCGGTCGCCGAGGGTGCGCTGCTCGGCGGGTACCGGTTCGCCGGCTACAAGACCCGCCCCCAGCCGACCCGGCGGGAGCCGGTGGCCGAGGTGCTCATCGCGGTGCCGGACGCCGGTGACGCGGGCGCCCAGGCAGAGGTCACCCGGGCCCAGGCGGTGGCGGGCGCGGTCCGCACCAGCCGGGACTGGGTGAACACCGCCCCGAACGAGCTGCGTCCGCCGTCGTTCGCCGACGCGGTCGCCGACGCCGCCCGCGCGGCGGGTCTCGACGTCGAGGTGCTGGACGAGGCGGCGCTGGTGGCCGGTGGGTACGGCGGCATCGTCGCTGTCGGGCAGGGCTCGGAGGCGCCGCCGCGCCTGGTGAAGCTCACCTACACGCCGCAGAACGGTGGCAACGGCAAGCGGGTCGCGCTGGTCGGCAAGGGCATCACCTTCGACACCGGCGGCATCTCGATCAAGCCGGCGCAGGGCATGTGGGAGATGAAGTCCGACATGGCGGGCGCCGCAGCGGTCGGCGCGGCCATGCTGGCGATCGCCGCGCTGAAGCCGTCGGTGGCGGTCAGCGGCTACCTGCCGATGGCGGAGAACATGCCGTCGGGCACCAGCTACCGCCCGGGTGACGTGATCACCATGTTCAACGGCAAGCGGGTCGAGGTGCTCAACACCGACGCCGAGGGCCGCATGGTGCTGGGCGACGCCATGGCCCGCGCCTGCGCGGACGGCACCGACTACCTGTTCGAGACCTCCACCCTGACCGGCGGTCAGGTCGTCGCGCTGGGTAAGCGGATGGCCGGTGTGATGGGCACCCCGGAGCTGTGCGACCGGGTCCAGGCGGCCGGGGACGCGGTCGGCGAGCCGGCCTGGCCGATGCCGCTGCCCGACGACGTGCGTAAGGGCATGGAGTCCGACGTGGCGGACATCTCGCAGGTCAACGCCGGGATGGACCGGGCCGGTCACATGCTGCAGGGCGGTGTGTTCCTGCGCGAGTTCGTCACCGACGACGTGGCCTGGGCGCACATCGACATCGCCGGGCCGGGCTACCACTCCGGCGAGCCGACCGGCTACTGGACCAAGGGTGGCACCGGCGTCCCGGTCCGCACCCTGGTGCAGCTCGTCGAGGACGTCGCCGCCAACGGCTGAGATGTAAGGAAGGGCCCCTTATTAACGCTGAGCGTTAATAAGGGGCCCTTCCTTACATCAGTACTGCTCGGGGCGACGTTTGCGGCGCTCGTTGAAGTCGCGCATCCGCTGCGGGTAGCCCATCAGCCGCACGTCGTACACCGGGATGCCCATCCGGTACGCGAAGCGCCGCGCGCCGTCCGGGCCGTCGATGCGCCGACGCGTCCACTCCCCGTCGTCGGCGATCAGGATGACAGTGGTCTCCGTCACCGTCGTCCGGGGCTCGATGTACGCCTCGACGCCGCGCCGGCTCCGGATGAAGTTCTCCAGATGCTCCAGATCGCCACGGTCGGCGGCACGGTCATGGCTCGGCACAGCCGTCTGCTTGCGGCGCCGGAACAACCCCACCGGTTCTCTCCCCCAGCTTTATGTCATCGACAACGGTGCCAAGGGTACGTGTCGATGACGTGTCGTTGGGCACCTCGGTACGCACCCTGTGCCCGGTGGTGACAAGATGACCGAGGTGGGGTGTGTCCGTGTTACAACCCCGTGACCCCCGATGCAGCGACGCGACCTGGGAGTTGGACGTGAGCGAGCCGAACGAAGCGACCTTCGACATCGTCATTCTCGGAGGTGGCAGCGGCGGCTACGCGACCGCGCTGCGCGCCGTCCAGCTGGGCCTGAAGGTCGCGCTGGTGGAGAAGGGCAAGCTCGGCGGGACCTGCCTGCACAACGGCTGCATCCCGACGAAGGCCCTGCTGCACGCCGCCGAGATCGCCGACCAGGCCCGCGAGTCGGAGCAGTTCGGTGTGAAGGCCGAGCTGATCGGCATCGACATGGCCGGGGTGAACTCGTACAAGGACGGCGTGATCGCCCGCCTGTACAAGGGCCTGCAGGGCATGTTGAAGGGCAACAAGTCGATCACCATCGTCGAGGGCCACGGCAAGCTGGTCGGCAAGAACGTCGTCGAGGTGGACGGCAAGCGCTACACCGGCCGCAACATCGTGCTGGCTTCCGGCTCGTACGCGAAGAGCCTGCCCGGCCTGGAGGTCGACGGCGAGCGGATCATCACCAGCGACCACGCGCTCACGATGGACCGGGTGCCGTCGTCGGTGATCGTGCTCGGTGGCGGCGTGATCGGCGTCGAGTTCGCCAGCGTGTGGAAGTCCTTCGGTGTGGACGTGACGATCGTCGAGGCGCTGCCCCGGCTGGTCGCCGCCGAGGACGAGGAGTCGTCGAAGGCGCTGGAGCGGGCGTTCCGCAAGCGGAAGATCAACTTCAAGGTCGGCAAGCCGTTCGAGACTGTCGAGAAGACCGAGAGCGGCGTCAAGCTCACCATTCAGGGCGGCGAGACCGTCGAGGCCGAGCTGCTGCTGGTCGCCGTCGGTCGCGGCCCGAACACCGCCAACCTCGGGTACGAGGAGCAGGGCGTGAAGATGGACCGCGGCTACGTGCTGACCGACGAGCGGCTGCGCACCAGCGTGCCGAACGTCTACGCGGTCGGCGACATCGTGCCCGGCCTCCAGCTCGCGCACCGGGGCTTCCAGCAGGGCATCTTCGTGGCCGAGGAGATCGCCGGGCAGACCCCGGCCGTGATCGACGAGGTCGGCATCCCGCGCGTCACCTACTGCGACCCGGAGCTGGCGTCGGTGGGCCTGACCGAGGCGAAGGCCAAGGAGCAGTACGGCGCCGACAAGGTCAAGACGTACAACTACAACCTGGGTGGCAACGGCAAGAGCCAGATCCTCAAGACCACCGGCTTCGTCAAGCTGGTCCGGGTGGAGGACGGCCCGGTCGTCGGCGTACACATGATCGGCGCTCGGGTCGGTGAGCTGATCGGTGAGGCTCAGCTCATCTACAACTGGGAGGCCTACCCGGCGGAGGTCGCCCAGCTCGTGCACGCCCACCCGACCCAGAACGAGGCCCTGGGCGAGGCGCACCTGGCCCTCGCCGGCAAGCCGCTGCACGCGCACGCCTGACAATCAACCGCGGCGTCCGGCGACGGGCGAAGATCCCACCAGGGAATGAAGGAGTCTGGAGAAAATGCCGGTATCGGTCACCATGCCTCGGCTCGGCGAGAGCGTCACCGAGGGCACCGTCACTCGCTGGCTCAAGCAGGAAGGCGACACGGTCGAGGTCGACGAGCCCCTGCTCGAGGTCTCCACCGACAAGGTCGACACCGAGATCCCGTCGCCCGCGGCGGGCGTGCTGAGCCGGATCGTGGTCGGTGAGGACGAGACCGCCGAGGTCGGCAGTGAACTCGCCGTCATCGCCGGCGAGGGCGAGTCCGCCGGTGGCGGCGAGGCCGCCCCGCAGGAGCAGGCCCCGGCCGAGGCGGTCGAGCCGGCCGCCGAGCCGACCGCCGCCGCCGAGGGCACCGCCGACCAGGTGGCCCAGGACGAGGCTCCGAGCGAGGCGCCGGCTCCGGCCGCCGCGTCGTCGGGCGAGGGCACCGCGGTGAAGATGCCGGCCCTGGGCGAGAGCGTCACCGAGGGCACCGTCACCCGCTGGCTCAAGCAGGTCGGCGAGACCATCGAGGTCGACGAGCCGCTGCTGGAGGTCTCCACCGACAAGGTGGACACCGAGATCCCGTCGCCGGTCGCCGGCACGGTGCTGGAGATCAAGGTCGCCGAGGACGAGACCGCCGCTGTCGGCGCCGACCTGGCGATCATCGGCGCGGCCGGCGGGGCTCCCGCGCAGGCGAAGCCCGAGCCGAAGCCCGAGCCCCAGGCGGAGGCCAAGCCGGCGCCGAAGGCCGAGCCGAAGCCGGAGCCGAAGGTCCAGGAGCCGACGCCGGGCATGTCGTACAACGAGCCGGCCGCGGAGACCGAGAGTTCGGCGCAGCCGGCGAAGACCGAGCAGGCCTCGCAGCCTGCCGCGCCGGCCTCGACGCCGCCGCGTCCGTCCGCCCCGGTGCAGGGTGGCGGCGAGGAGGCCGCCGGGTACGTGACCCCGCTGGTGCGCAAGCTCGCCGCCGAGCACGGTGTGGACCTGGCCGCGCTCAACGGCACCGGCGTCGGTGGCCGGATCCGCAAGCAGGACGTGCTGGAGGCTGCCGAGAAGGCGAAGGCGGCGCCGGCCCAGGCTGCTCAGCCGAGTGCCGCGCCGTCGGCCGCTGCGGCGAAGCCGGCCGTCAAGCCGGAGCCCAGCGCGAAGCGGGGCACCACGGAGAAGCTGCCGCGGATCCGGGCGACCATCGCCAAGCGGATGCAGCAGTCGCTGCACGAGACGGCGCAGCTGACCACTGTCGTCGAGGTGGACGTCACCAAGGTCGCCAAGCTGCGGACGAAGGCCAAGGACTCGTTCCAGGCCAAGCACGGCGTGAAGCTGTCCTTCCTGCCGTTCTTCGCCCTCGCCGCCATCGAGGCGCTGCAGACCCACCCGATCATCCAGGCCAGCATGGACCTGGAGGGTGGCACGATCACCTACCCGGCTGCCGAGCACCTCGGCATCGCTGTGGACACCGAGCGCGGTCTGCTCGTGCCGGTCATCCACAACGCCGGTGACCTCAACATGGGCGGCATCGCCAAGCGGATCGCCGACCTGGCCGAGCGCACCCGGGCCAACAAGATCACCCCGGACGAGATGGCCGGGGCGACCTTCACGCTGACCAACACCGGCAGCCGGGGTGCCCTCTTCGACACCCCGATCGTGCCGTCGCCGCAGTCGGCGATGCTCGGCACGGGTGCCGTGGTGAAGCGGCCGGTAGTGGTGAACGACCCGGAGCTGGGCGAGGTCATCGCGGTCCGGTCGATGGTCTACCTGGCCATGTCGTACGACCACCGGCTGATCGACGGCGCCGACGCGGCCCGCTTCCTGACCGCGGTCAAGGAGCGGCTGGAGGGCGGCAACTTCGAGTCGGAGCTGGGCCTGTCCTGATCCGTCTGCACGCCGAAAGGGCGCCCCGGTCGTCGACCGGGGCGCCCTTTCCGTTCCGGCCTCAGCTCTTGAGCAGGGCGGTCGACACCTGCCAGAGCCGCTCGGCGGCCTCCGGGTCCAGCGCGTAGTCAGCGACCCCGGTCCGCTGGCCCGGCTGGGCGGGTGCGGCCTGCTGGCAGTCCTCGAAGTAACGCCCGCCCACCTCGTCGAGCAGTGGTGACGCGGCGACCAGGACGGAGGTGGCGGCACCCTGCTCGACGGTCTTCCAGGCCGCCGCGTTGCCCGCCCGTATCCGGTTCAGCTCCTCCTCGCTGACGTAACGCTGCAGGTTGGTCCGGATCGCACCGGGCGTCAGCGAGTTGGTGAAGATGCCGTCGTCGGACCAGCGGCGGGTCGCCTCCACGGCGAACAGCACGTTGGCCGTCTTGGACTGCCCGTACGCCTGCCACGGCTCGTACTCCCGGCGCTCGTACTGGATGTCCTCGAAGACCACCGGTGAGCGCAGGTGGGCGGCGGAGCTGACCGAGACGATCCGGGCCCCGTCACCGGCCGCGAGTGCCGGGCGGAGCCCGGTGGCGAGCGCGAAGTGCCCCAGGTGGTTGGTGGCGAACTGCATCTCCCAGCCCTGTGGCGTGCGGGACAGGGGCGCGGCCATGATGCCGGCGTTGTTCACCAGGATGTGCAGCGGGCCGTCCCAGTTGGCGACGAAGTCGGCTATCGAGCCCTGGTCGGCGAGGTCGAGCGGGGCGACCAGGACCCGGTCGTTGCCGGTGGTGCCGGTGATGTCGTCGGCGACCTTCTGGCCGGCGTCGGGGTTGCGGACCGCCAGGGTGACCTCCGCCCCGGCGCCGGCCAGCGCGCGGGCTGTCTCCACACCGATGCCGGACGACCCACCGGTCACGATCGCCCGTCGCCGGACGAGGTCGACGCCCTGGATCACCTCCGTGGCGGTGGAGTGATGGGTGAACGAGGTGGTGATCGGGTTGTTCGTGGTCATGACTCATCCTTGTCCGGGTGGGTGGGACCGACCGGCGGCTGCCGTGGGCCGCAGTCCGGCTGGTTTCCCGGCCCGGACCGGAGGTAACGCGGGAGGCCGCCGCCATCGCCGTTCACCCCTCCGACCAGCGCGGACGCTGCCAGAGTGGGGGCGTGGGCGGCTACCGGCGGCGTGGGCAACTGGGACCGGCTGTCCCGATCGCTCCCGGTGCCCGGGTCGACAAGTTCGAGGTCTTCTTCGACCTGGTCTTCGTCTTCTCGTTCTTCATCATCACCCGAGCCACCGCCGCGAACATCTCCGGTCGGCAACTGCTGCACGCCGGCCTGGTGCTCGCCGTGCTCTGGTGGATCTGGGTGGTGCACAGCCTGGTCGCCACCCGGGTCCGGCTCGGCGAGGGTTACGTCCCGGCGCTCATGGTGATCGCGATGGTCGCCCTGTTCGCGTTCGCGTTGGCGCTGCCGCAGGCGTTCAGCGACCCGAAGGGCAGCGCCGCCGGCCCGATGCTGGTCGCCATCAGCTACGTCGTGGTCCGGGCCGTACACATGATCCTTTACCAGCACGTGGTGCGGGACAGCCCGCAGGAGCGCCGGCAGTTGCGGCGCTTCGCCCCGGAGCTGGCGGTGAGCATCGTGCTGCTGCTGGCCGCCGCGCTGATCCCGCCGCAGATCGCCGATCCGGACGACGCCGCCCTGGTCCGTGACGGGTTGTGGATCATCGTGGTGGTGGTGCAGTACGCGACCGGCTTCATCGTCGGCACCTGGGGCTGGGGGGTGACCAGCGCCGAGCACTGGACCGAGCGCTACGACCTCATCCTGATCATCGCGCTGGGCGAGTCGATCATTTCCACGGGGGTGGGCGGCAACCTGCTCGGCAAGCCGGTCACCTGGCCGGCGGTGGCCGCCGCGGCGCTCGGCATCGTGATCACCGCCGCCCTCTGGTGGGCCCACTTCGACTTCATCGGACCGGCCGCCCGGATCGCCCTGCACGCGGCGGAGGGCGCACCCCGGGTGGCGATGGCCCGCGACGCGTACGCGTATCTCTACCTGCTGATGATCGCCGGCGTGATCCTCTTCTCCATCGGCAACGAGGAGATCCTGCACAAGATCACCGACCCGGCCGGCGGGATCGCCGAAGCGGTCGACGGTCCGGCGGTGCCGATGCTCTTCGGCGGGTTGATCTGCTACTTCGCGGTCAACCTGGCGTTCCAGCTGCGCACCCTGCACACCGTCAGCTGGACCAGGGTCGGCGTCATAGTGGCGCTCACGGCGGCGCTCCCGATCGGTCAGCATCTGCCGGCGCTGGGCACGCTCACCCTCGCGGCGGTGATCTGTGTGGGTCTGGTGGCAGTGGAGGTGTTGGTGATGTCCCAGTCCCGGCACGCGCTGCGGTCCGCCGTCTTCCAGGAGCGGACCACCCACGAGGCGCACGAGGCGGCCTGGCGTGCACGGTGGCACGACGTCCCGGAGAGCGACGAACCGACCACGCCGTGACTCCGGCCTTCCCGGGTTGGGGAACGTCTAGACTTCGGCGCAGCGTCGCGGTGTACCCGGCACGAAGGCCGCCGTGGGCATGGAGGCGCGGGGACAGCATGGGACGAACGTGCACCCAACGGGTTCACCGGCCGACCGGCTCGCCGCCGTCGGCAATCAGATGATCGAGATCCACCTCTGGCTCAGCGCGGAACTGGCCCGTCTCACGGCAGACCTCGACGCCCCGTCCCGGGATCTGCGGGCGCACTGCCTGGCCTTCTGCACCGCCCTCGGACGACACCACACCGGTGAGGACGCCGGCGCGTTCCGGGTGCTGGCCGAACAGGTCCCCGAACTGCGTCCGGTGATCGCGAACCTGGTCACCGATCACGAGGTGGTGGCGGGCATCCTGGAGCGGGTCGAGGCGTTACTGGCCGGCGACGTCGCCGTGCCGGTCGACCAGGTACGCGGTGAGCTGGACGGGTTGGCCGCACTCCTCCAGTCGCACTTCCGCTACGAGGAGAAGCGGCTGGTCACCGCCCTGAACGCGCTCACCGGTCGACCCGGGACAGCCGAGGATCTCCTCGGCCTGACCGCGCCGCCCGGCTGAGGCGTGAGCGACTCCGCAACGGCCGGTCGCAGCCACCGTCATGACGACGGGCCGGGCAGCCGCTCGTAGTAGCGGATCTTCTCCCGGAGGTGCTCGTACTGGCGCTGGAGCAGGTCCATCTGCTCCTCGACCCGTACCGCGTGGTGTTGCAGCAGCTCGCGACGCTCGTCGGCGGTGTGCTCGCCCTCGCGGGCCAGTTGCGCGTAGCGGCGCATCTGCGCGATCGGCATCCCGGTGTCGCGCAGGCAACGGAACAGCTCCAGCCAGCCGAGGTCGTCGTCGGTGAAGACCCGCTGCCCACCCGCCGTCCGATCCACGTCGGCGAGCAGGCCGATCTTCTCGTAGTACCGCAGGGTGTCCAGGCTGAAGCCGCTGCGACGGGCGGCCTCCGAGGGGGCGTAACCGCTCATGCCGCGAGATGGTAGCGCTTGACCTGGAGCGCGCTCCAGGTTGGAGGCTGGTCACCATGACGACGACACGGACGCTGGGACGCAGCGGCATCACGGTGAGCGCGATCGGAATGGGGTGCTGGGCCATCGGCGGCCCGCTCTGGGGTGACGACCGGCAGCCGTTCGGCTGGGGCGAGGTGGACGACGACGAGTCGATCCGCACCATCCACCGCGCGCTCGACCTCGGGGTGACCCTGTTCGACACGGCCAGCAACTACGGCGCCGGGCACAGCGAGCGGGTCCTCGGTCAGGCCTTGGCCGGACGGCGGGACAGCGTGGTGATCGCCACCAAGTTCGGCAACGTCAGCGAGGAGGCCACCCGGCGGGCGCTCGGCACCGACGCCAGCCCGGCCTTCGCGGTACGCAGTCTGGAAGACTCGCTGCGCCGGCTCGGCACCGACCACGTCGACCTCTACCAACTGCACCTCAACGAGCTGCCGGTGCCCGCCGCGCTCGACCTGGTCGACACCCTGGAAGCCCTGGTCGACCAGGGCAAGATCCGGGCGTACGGGTGGAGCACCGACGACCCGGCCTCGGCGGAGGCGTTCGCGGCGGCCGGCCCGCACTGCGCCGCCATCCAGCACGACGAGTCGGTGCTGCGGGACAACGCGGCGGTGCTGGCGGTCTGCGACGAGCACGACCTGGCCAGCCTCAACCGTGGGCCGCTGGCGATGGGGTTGCTCACCGGGTCGACCCGGGCGGTCGGGGCGGACGACGTGCGCGGACGGGCACCGGAGTGGCTGGAGTGGTTCACCGACGGCCGGCCGACGCCACGCTGGGCGGCCCGGGTCGAGCAGGTCCGCGAGGCGCTCACCGCGGACGGGCGCACCCTCGCGCAGGGCGCGCTGGGCTGGCTGCTGGCGCGCAGCCCGCGTACGGTGCCGATCCCTGGCCTGCGCACTGTGGCCCAGGCCGAGGAGAACCTGGCCACCCTGGCGCTCGGCCCGCTCGACGCCGAGGCGTACGCCGAGGTGGAG is a window of Micromonospora sp. WMMD961 DNA encoding:
- a CDS encoding MerR family transcriptional regulator — translated: MSGYAPSEAARRSGFSLDTLRYYEKIGLLADVDRTAGGQRVFTDDDLGWLELFRCLRDTGMPIAQMRRYAQLAREGEHTADERRELLQHHAVRVEEQMDLLQRQYEHLREKIRYYERLPGPSS
- a CDS encoding leucyl aminopeptidase, which translates into the protein MTAPRTTNLSLVDTDPAELAVDAIVIGLHSQTGEQDATSGLAGTLLLASGAESIAAAFDGKLTETLALLGATGGPGEVVKLATLGTVTAPLVVAVGLGPEPSGAAPAPETLRRAAGAAVRALAGAPKVALALPLPDDADASAELRAVAEGALLGGYRFAGYKTRPQPTRREPVAEVLIAVPDAGDAGAQAEVTRAQAVAGAVRTSRDWVNTAPNELRPPSFADAVADAARAAGLDVEVLDEAALVAGGYGGIVAVGQGSEAPPRLVKLTYTPQNGGNGKRVALVGKGITFDTGGISIKPAQGMWEMKSDMAGAAAVGAAMLAIAALKPSVAVSGYLPMAENMPSGTSYRPGDVITMFNGKRVEVLNTDAEGRMVLGDAMARACADGTDYLFETSTLTGGQVVALGKRMAGVMGTPELCDRVQAAGDAVGEPAWPMPLPDDVRKGMESDVADISQVNAGMDRAGHMLQGGVFLREFVTDDVAWAHIDIAGPGYHSGEPTGYWTKGGTGVPVRTLVQLVEDVAANG
- the sucB gene encoding 2-oxoglutarate dehydrogenase, E2 component, dihydrolipoamide succinyltransferase, giving the protein MPVSVTMPRLGESVTEGTVTRWLKQEGDTVEVDEPLLEVSTDKVDTEIPSPAAGVLSRIVVGEDETAEVGSELAVIAGEGESAGGGEAAPQEQAPAEAVEPAAEPTAAAEGTADQVAQDEAPSEAPAPAAASSGEGTAVKMPALGESVTEGTVTRWLKQVGETIEVDEPLLEVSTDKVDTEIPSPVAGTVLEIKVAEDETAAVGADLAIIGAAGGAPAQAKPEPKPEPQAEAKPAPKAEPKPEPKVQEPTPGMSYNEPAAETESSAQPAKTEQASQPAAPASTPPRPSAPVQGGGEEAAGYVTPLVRKLAAEHGVDLAALNGTGVGGRIRKQDVLEAAEKAKAAPAQAAQPSAAPSAAAAKPAVKPEPSAKRGTTEKLPRIRATIAKRMQQSLHETAQLTTVVEVDVTKVAKLRTKAKDSFQAKHGVKLSFLPFFALAAIEALQTHPIIQASMDLEGGTITYPAAEHLGIAVDTERGLLVPVIHNAGDLNMGGIAKRIADLAERTRANKITPDEMAGATFTLTNTGSRGALFDTPIVPSPQSAMLGTGAVVKRPVVVNDPELGEVIAVRSMVYLAMSYDHRLIDGADAARFLTAVKERLEGGNFESELGLS
- a CDS encoding low temperature requirement protein A, encoding MGGYRRRGQLGPAVPIAPGARVDKFEVFFDLVFVFSFFIITRATAANISGRQLLHAGLVLAVLWWIWVVHSLVATRVRLGEGYVPALMVIAMVALFAFALALPQAFSDPKGSAAGPMLVAISYVVVRAVHMILYQHVVRDSPQERRQLRRFAPELAVSIVLLLAAALIPPQIADPDDAALVRDGLWIIVVVVQYATGFIVGTWGWGVTSAEHWTERYDLILIIALGESIISTGVGGNLLGKPVTWPAVAAAALGIVITAALWWAHFDFIGPAARIALHAAEGAPRVAMARDAYAYLYLLMIAGVILFSIGNEEILHKITDPAGGIAEAVDGPAVPMLFGGLICYFAVNLAFQLRTLHTVSWTRVGVIVALTAALPIGQHLPALGTLTLAAVICVGLVAVEVLVMSQSRHALRSAVFQERTTHEAHEAAWRARWHDVPESDEPTTP
- a CDS encoding aldo/keto reductase — its product is MTTTRTLGRSGITVSAIGMGCWAIGGPLWGDDRQPFGWGEVDDDESIRTIHRALDLGVTLFDTASNYGAGHSERVLGQALAGRRDSVVIATKFGNVSEEATRRALGTDASPAFAVRSLEDSLRRLGTDHVDLYQLHLNELPVPAALDLVDTLEALVDQGKIRAYGWSTDDPASAEAFAAAGPHCAAIQHDESVLRDNAAVLAVCDEHDLASLNRGPLAMGLLTGSTRAVGADDVRGRAPEWLEWFTDGRPTPRWAARVEQVREALTADGRTLAQGALGWLLARSPRTVPIPGLRTVAQAEENLATLALGPLDAEAYAEVEQLLADLRPAHAA
- the lpdA gene encoding dihydrolipoyl dehydrogenase; protein product: MSEPNEATFDIVILGGGSGGYATALRAVQLGLKVALVEKGKLGGTCLHNGCIPTKALLHAAEIADQARESEQFGVKAELIGIDMAGVNSYKDGVIARLYKGLQGMLKGNKSITIVEGHGKLVGKNVVEVDGKRYTGRNIVLASGSYAKSLPGLEVDGERIITSDHALTMDRVPSSVIVLGGGVIGVEFASVWKSFGVDVTIVEALPRLVAAEDEESSKALERAFRKRKINFKVGKPFETVEKTESGVKLTIQGGETVEAELLLVAVGRGPNTANLGYEEQGVKMDRGYVLTDERLRTSVPNVYAVGDIVPGLQLAHRGFQQGIFVAEEIAGQTPAVIDEVGIPRVTYCDPELASVGLTEAKAKEQYGADKVKTYNYNLGGNGKSQILKTTGFVKLVRVEDGPVVGVHMIGARVGELIGEAQLIYNWEAYPAEVAQLVHAHPTQNEALGEAHLALAGKPLHAHA
- a CDS encoding SDR family NAD(P)-dependent oxidoreductase, with the translated sequence MTTNNPITTSFTHHSTATEVIQGVDLVRRRAIVTGGSSGIGVETARALAGAGAEVTLAVRNPDAGQKVADDITGTTGNDRVLVAPLDLADQGSIADFVANWDGPLHILVNNAGIMAAPLSRTPQGWEMQFATNHLGHFALATGLRPALAAGDGARIVSVSSAAHLRSPVVFEDIQYERREYEPWQAYGQSKTANVLFAVEATRRWSDDGIFTNSLTPGAIRTNLQRYVSEEELNRIRAGNAAAWKTVEQGAATSVLVAASPLLDEVGGRYFEDCQQAAPAQPGQRTGVADYALDPEAAERLWQVSTALLKS
- a CDS encoding hemerythrin domain-containing protein, translated to MHPTGSPADRLAAVGNQMIEIHLWLSAELARLTADLDAPSRDLRAHCLAFCTALGRHHTGEDAGAFRVLAEQVPELRPVIANLVTDHEVVAGILERVEALLAGDVAVPVDQVRGELDGLAALLQSHFRYEEKRLVTALNALTGRPGTAEDLLGLTAPPG